From a region of the Leptolyngbya sp. CCY15150 genome:
- a CDS encoding metalloregulator ArsR/SmtB family transcription factor, producing the protein MTTAQIQSQDCGVAKLSPEALALVSDFFKVLSESSRLQIVCCLRSGPQNVSQVVEATGLNQANVSKHLKILTQAGVVSRQQQGVCAIYQISNGLVFELCERVCDALSNQIQQQAEHLQQLNLVRSER; encoded by the coding sequence ATGACAACTGCTCAAATCCAATCCCAAGACTGCGGCGTTGCCAAGCTATCTCCAGAGGCGCTTGCTCTCGTATCAGATTTTTTCAAGGTTCTCTCAGAATCCAGTCGTTTGCAGATCGTCTGCTGTCTTCGCAGTGGGCCGCAAAACGTTTCTCAGGTCGTGGAGGCCACCGGTTTAAACCAAGCCAATGTGTCTAAGCATCTCAAGATTCTTACTCAGGCTGGCGTCGTGTCACGACAGCAGCAAGGCGTCTGTGCAATTTACCAAATCTCTAACGGATTAGTTTTTGAACTCTGTGAACGGGTTTGTGATGCCCTATCCAACCAAATTCAGCAGCAAGCTGAGCACCTTCAGCAATTAAACCTGGTTCGCAGTGAGCGGTAG
- a CDS encoding RNA-binding protein, whose amino-acid sequence MSIYVGNLSYDVTEADLTSIFAEYGSVKRVQLPTDRETGRMRGFGFVEMSAESEESAAIDALDGAEWMGRDLKVNKAKPREDRGGAGGGRRNNNFSRGRY is encoded by the coding sequence ATGTCAATTTACGTTGGTAACCTCTCCTATGATGTTACAGAAGCAGACCTAACATCCATTTTTGCAGAGTATGGTTCCGTGAAGCGGGTTCAACTACCTACTGATCGTGAAACCGGACGGATGCGTGGTTTTGGATTTGTTGAAATGAGCGCAGAATCTGAAGAAAGCGCTGCCATCGACGCCCTAGACGGCGCAGAATGGATGGGACGCGACCTTAAGGTTAACAAAGCTAAGCCTCGTGAAGACCGTGGCGGCGCTGGCGGTGGACGTCGCAACAACAACTTCTCTCGCGGTCGCTACTAA